The Mesorhizobium opportunistum WSM2075 DNA window GGCAGAATTCGCCACACGACTGACCGGCAACGACGTCGATCCAGGTGCCGGTATAATGATCGTCGTGGCGCACCCGGACGACGAGACGATTGGCATCGGCGGCCACCTCGCCGGACTGTCTGAGTGCCGTATCGTGCATGTCACGGACGGAGCCCCGCGCAACCTTGCCGACGCAAAAGCCAATGGTTTCGATACGTGGCAAGACTACGCCGATGCCCGTCGCGGTGAATTGGGGGCCGCGCTGTCGGCGGTGGGCCTGTCGTGCGGAATCCTGACCAGCCTTGACTATCCTGATACGGAAGCGGTCATGCATCTCGTCCCGCTCGCGCAGGAGCTGGCCTGCATCTTCGCTTCCGCCGAGATCCGCTTCGTCTGCACGCATCCCTATGAAGGAGGACATCCCGACCACGACGCCACTGCCTTCGCGGTTCATGCCGCCTGTCAGTTGCTGCGCCGCGACCGGTGTCCGGCGCCCAGCATCATCGAGATGGCATTTTACGCCGCGGGGCCGAAAGGCCCTATCTTCCAGGATTTCGCCGATGATCTCGGGACGGATCGTATCGAGGTACGTCTGACCGAATCGGCCTTTCGGCTCAAGCGAGCCATGCTGGCCAGCTATACGACCCAGTTGCGGACGCTTGCATCGTTCTTTGGGGCGACAGAGCGATTCCGTTTGGCGCCCGCCTATAACTTCCGCGCACCACCCAACAACGGGAGGCTCTATTATCAATTGCTGCCGTTGGGGTTCGAGCCCACGACCTGGCTGAGCGCCGCGGCTCGCGCGCATGAGGAGCTTCGGCTCGATCAGCCATGACGCTTACCGTGCTCAACGTCGCCTATCCGCTTGCGCCCGTCGGCCCCGATGCGGTCGGCGGTGCCGAGCAGGTGCTGTCGATGCTGGATCGCGCGCTGGTGCGGCAAGGCCATCATTCCATCGTCGTCGCCTGCCGGGGCTCCAGCGCGGCCGGGACACTGGTTGAGACACCCGCGGAAACAGGCGTGCTCGATGAGACGGCAAAGAGCCGCGCCCAACGCGCGCATCGCGCGGCAATCGCTGCGGCCCGGGCGCGTTGGCCGATCGACGTCGTTCACCTGCACGGCATCGATTTCGACGCCTATCTCCCTGGCGACGGCCCGACGCTTGTGAGCCTGCACCTGCCGCTCGCCTGGTATCCACCCGACGTGCTGAGACCGGCCCGTGAGGACCTGTGGCTGCATGCTGTTTCGGAGGCGCAGCAAAAAACCGCGCCGCTTGGATCGAGACTGATCGCGCCGATCCCAAACGGCGTAGACATCGATGCGCTGAACGAGATGCGATCGCGGCGCAATTTTGCGCTCGTGCTGAGCCGAATTTGCCCGGAGAAGGGCGTCCATCTGGCGATCGAGGCCGCCAAGCGTGCCGCCGTGCCGCTTGCGATTGGCGGTCAGATCTATCCCTACCAGACACATGTCCAGTATTTCGCCGACGAGGTGGCGCCTCGCCTCGACAGACGGCGGCGCTTCTTGGGACCGCTCGGGTTTTCCGCCAAGCGGAGGCTTCTGAATGCCGCCCGCTGCCTGGTCATTCCGAGTCTTGCCGCGGAAACAAGCTCGCTGGTTGCCATGGAAGCGCTTGCGTGCGGTACGCCCGTTGTGGCCTTCCCGAATGGCGCCCTGCCCAATGTCGTCGAACACGGCAGGACCGGATTTCTCGTCAACGACGTCGACGAGATGGCGAGCGCCATAAAGGCCTCGGCCGACCTCGACCGCGAAACATGCCTGGGCGAAGCGAGACATCGCTTCTCGCTCGATGGCATGATTTTGGCCTACATGGATGCCTATCGGGCATTGGCAGAATTCGGCGCTTCCCACTCGGGGTCGAGGGCCGCGCAGTGAACGGCTTGCGCACCGATGTCATACGGGACCCAGGTGCGTTCGACGATCTTGAGCCGCATTGGTGGCCGCTCTGGTCGCAATGCGCCTCTGCCACGCCTTTCCAGTCGCCCGCCTGGCTGTTGCCATGGTGGCGGACGTTCGCGCCTGGCGATCTCTCGGTGATCGCTGTGTGGAGCGGAAATGATCTCGCGGGACTGGCACCGCTCTATCTCGAGAGGCACGCGTCAGGTTCGCGCCTGCTTCCGATCGGGATATCGCTGAGCGACTATCTCGATGTTCTTTGCGTACCCGAACTCAAGAAAACCGTCGGGACCGCGATTGCCGAAACAGTGCTTTCGCTCGAATGGGCGCAATGGATTCTGCCGGATCTTCCGGCTGAAGCCGTGTCCCTGGATCTCGTACTGCCCGATATTGAAGAGAACCTGTCTGCCGGCCATGCCGCCTGCCCAGTGCTTGCCTTGGCCGGCGGCGAGACGATTGCGGGCTCGGTTCCCGCGCGGCGAAGACGACAGCTTCGTCGCGCTCTAAGAGCCGCGCGACGGAGAGGCCGGGTAACGATCACGCGTGCGGAAGCCGCACCAGAGATGTTTCTCGGCCACCTGATCCGCCTGCACAAAGCCCGTTGGGCAGGAGAGGGCGGTGGCGTGTTGACGGACATGGCCCTGGGATTCCATCGGAAGGCCCTGCCCCGCCTTGCCGCGAACGATCTGGCGCGATGCTGGCTGATCGGAATCGGCGACGCTGTCGTCGGTGCGTATTATGGCTTCCATCATCATGGTCGCGCCTATGCCTATCTCGGTGGTTTCGACTTGGCCTATGCGCAGGAGAGCCCCGGCGCGATCCTGATCGGCGAGGCCATTGCCGAAGCCGCTCGCGAAGGGGCACGGGAGTTCGATTTTCTGCGCGGCCGGGAGAGATACAAGTATAGCTGGGGGGCGGTGGACAGGTGGACGGCACAAAGGGTCTGGACCCGGAGCGCAGAGCTGTGATCGCGGCAGAAGAGCAGAGGATGGCCGCCAGCCGCATTCTCGAGAATTGCATGGCAGACGACCTGTCCGCCGAGGTAGCGGTAGCCAGACTGGCCGTCAATCTTACGGCGGAAATCAATGCTGCGGAATTGGCGGACATCGCGCTGGAGATGCGGACAAAGGCCTCCCATTGCAGAGACTGGCTCGAGGACGTGGCCGCGCTTCTTTCGGCCAACACGGACGCCTTCGACAGTCTTCGGGCGACGGCAGGTTCCGTGTGTCATGACCGACAGGACGGCGAAACCGGTGAGGTGACGGTCCGCCGGCTGGCCAGCGGGTTTGACCAGGCGGTCGCCATCTCACCGGCTGCCAGCGTCCAACTTTCGTCGCTCGGCGATGAGGAAAAGCTCTCGGCCACGACCGCCGAGATCGCCTCTTGGCTTGAGAAACACGGGTTTACAGGCGCGGACAAGACAATACTCGACATCGGCTGTGGTATCGGCCGTTTCGAATGCCAACTCCACGCCAAGACCGGGCATATTGTCGGTACCGATATTTCCTCCAGGATGATCGCAGTCGCGCGTCGGCGGTGCGCCGGGATCGGCAACGTCGAGTTCCGCCAGACCTCTGGCCTGGATCTTGGCGAATTCGCCGACGAGAGCTTTGACGGCATCCTGGCGGTGGACATTTTCCCTTACCTGGTGGTCGCCGGCGTCGCCGAGCGGCACTTCAGCGAAATGGCGCGCCTATTGCGACCTGGAGGGATGGCGGCAATTCTCAACTATTCATATCGAATGTCGTCCGCCGCCGATTCTTCCGACATCCGCAACCTTGCCAATGCATGTGCCATGGACATCGTGATCGACGGCGACACGCCGTTCCGTCGCTGGGATGGCACCGCCTTTCTTATTCGTCATACCGGCGGAACATAACAGGCGAACCGAAGTTCGGGCGCCGAAACCACTTGCGCAGAAGCTGGCAGACCCAGGAGAAGCAGATGGCATCCGGCGGTAAGAAACACATGGGCCGCGGCAGTCAGGGCAAAGGTTCCGGGACCGGGGCGAAGACGGAGGTTCCGAAAGACATGCTCGGCGAAAATGACGTCCTGTCGAACCGGGATAAGAAGCAGCATACAAAACAGCGCGGCCTCGACAGCAATCGGACCAAGTCCGATCAATATCAGGACCACGCGGGAAACCGGCTTCCCGAAGACTAAGCTTGCAGCGGCTCTCACCGGACTTGCAGGCGCGCAAACGGATCAGGTATGGGGTCAGGCAGAGGGCTTTGCTCTGGGCAAAATCCAGTGCCGAGCCAAGGCTGATTGGCGGCTGGAGCGCCTTGCAAACTCTGGCCGTCTATGGTCTCAGTGAATTTTCGAAGGGACCTTAATTGCTAAGAGAATGCCATGTCTCGCCCGAGCCAACGCGATCCCGCCAGCGACGCAAGCCTGAGCATAGACAAAGAGATTGCATCGCTGTTGACCGCGATCGAGCAGGAAAAGGTCCCCGATCGCCTGATCAAGCTCGCGATTGAGCTGCAGAATGCGCTGATCCAGAAGCGTCGCTGTGAACCGGAAACCTGACGCCTGCCTTCATCGAGGTCTGTCAGCAGCCCTATCCCAGTGGTCTTCCAACACATGCTCATGTCTTTCGACCAGCGCTTGCGATGAGCTTTCATCAAGCGATTCCAAGACGCATGCACGCGCGCGGTTGAGGCGGCTTTTGATGGTTCCTATCGCGCAATTGCATATCTCGGCGGTTTCTTCGTAGCTGACGCCCAGCACACCGATCAGCATCAGCACTTCGCGCTGATGTGACGGAAGCTTCTGGATGGCTTGGTAAACTTCCTTGCTCTGAATGGACCACTCTTGGGAGGCTTCCGAA harbors:
- a CDS encoding PIG-L deacetylase family protein, with protein sequence MSSIDQSPNLLAEFATRLTGNDVDPGAGIMIVVAHPDDETIGIGGHLAGLSECRIVHVTDGAPRNLADAKANGFDTWQDYADARRGELGAALSAVGLSCGILTSLDYPDTEAVMHLVPLAQELACIFASAEIRFVCTHPYEGGHPDHDATAFAVHAACQLLRRDRCPAPSIIEMAFYAAGPKGPIFQDFADDLGTDRIEVRLTESAFRLKRAMLASYTTQLRTLASFFGATERFRLAPAYNFRAPPNNGRLYYQLLPLGFEPTTWLSAAARAHEELRLDQP
- a CDS encoding glycosyltransferase, translating into MTLTVLNVAYPLAPVGPDAVGGAEQVLSMLDRALVRQGHHSIVVACRGSSAAGTLVETPAETGVLDETAKSRAQRAHRAAIAAARARWPIDVVHLHGIDFDAYLPGDGPTLVSLHLPLAWYPPDVLRPAREDLWLHAVSEAQQKTAPLGSRLIAPIPNGVDIDALNEMRSRRNFALVLSRICPEKGVHLAIEAAKRAAVPLAIGGQIYPYQTHVQYFADEVAPRLDRRRRFLGPLGFSAKRRLLNAARCLVIPSLAAETSSLVAMEALACGTPVVAFPNGALPNVVEHGRTGFLVNDVDEMASAIKASADLDRETCLGEARHRFSLDGMILAYMDAYRALAEFGASHSGSRAAQ
- a CDS encoding GNAT family N-acetyltransferase, with protein sequence MNGLRTDVIRDPGAFDDLEPHWWPLWSQCASATPFQSPAWLLPWWRTFAPGDLSVIAVWSGNDLAGLAPLYLERHASGSRLLPIGISLSDYLDVLCVPELKKTVGTAIAETVLSLEWAQWILPDLPAEAVSLDLVLPDIEENLSAGHAACPVLALAGGETIAGSVPARRRRQLRRALRAARRRGRVTITRAEAAPEMFLGHLIRLHKARWAGEGGGVLTDMALGFHRKALPRLAANDLARCWLIGIGDAVVGAYYGFHHHGRAYAYLGGFDLAYAQESPGAILIGEAIAEAAREGAREFDFLRGRERYKYSWGAVDRWTAQRVWTRSAEL
- a CDS encoding class I SAM-dependent methyltransferase, with the protein product MADDLSAEVAVARLAVNLTAEINAAELADIALEMRTKASHCRDWLEDVAALLSANTDAFDSLRATAGSVCHDRQDGETGEVTVRRLASGFDQAVAISPAASVQLSSLGDEEKLSATTAEIASWLEKHGFTGADKTILDIGCGIGRFECQLHAKTGHIVGTDISSRMIAVARRRCAGIGNVEFRQTSGLDLGEFADESFDGILAVDIFPYLVVAGVAERHFSEMARLLRPGGMAAILNYSYRMSSAADSSDIRNLANACAMDIVIDGDTPFRRWDGTAFLIRHTGGT